The genomic window CAGCACCGAGGGCACCCGGGCCGAACGGCTGGGCCGGCTGCTGCGGCTGCCGCTGCGCAACCCGATCATCCTGGCCTCCGCGCTCGGGGTGCTCAGCTCCGCCACCGGCCTGCACCTGCCCGGCGCGCTGGGCCACTCCTGCGACCTGCTCGGCGGCGCGGCGGTACCGACCGCGCTGGTCACGCTCGGCATGTCGCTGCACGCCCGCCCGGCCTCGGCGGACGGCTCGCTGCGCGCCGAGGTGGGCCTCTCGGTGGTCACCAAGAACCTGGTGCAGCCGCTGGTCGCGTTCGCCGTCGGCAGCCTGCTGCTGCACCTGACCCCGCACCAACTGCTCGCCGTGGTGATCTGCTCGGCGCTGCCGACCGCGCAGAACGTCTTCATCTACGCCCGCGAGTACGGCCTGAACACCGCGCTGCCGCGCAACTCGGTGCTCTGGTCGACGCTGCTGTCGATGCTCACCCTCTCCGCGATCGACTGGACGCTCGCCCCGACCATGCACTGAGCCCCGCCCGTGGTCAGGTCGCGATCGTCCAGTGGTTGGTCAGCAGGACGCGGCCGGCGAAGTCGCTGCGCTCCTCGCCGACCAGGTGGAAGCCCAGGGCGCGACAGATGGCGTTCGACGCGGCGTTGCCGCGGGCCGGGAACGCGCTGACCGTCCCCCACCGGCCGTCGGCACGGGCGCGGGCGAGCAGCTCGCGCACCGCGCGCTTGCCCAGCCCCTGCCGTTGGAACTCCGGCAGGACCATCCACCCGATCTCCGAGCGCGCCGCCGTGTGCGCCGCCACGCCCTCGCGCGCCTCCGCACCACCGTCCGCACCACGGTCCGCACCGCCGGCGTGCGCCCAGAGCGTCACCGTTCCGGCGACCACCGTCGGCCGGGACTCGTCGGGGACGATCATCTTGATCCACTGACGGTCCGCCAGCACCCGTGCCACGTCCCGGCGCACCTTGTCCGGCATCGCCTCGCGCCGTAGCGGGCCCCCGAGTTCGGTCATCATCGCCGGATCGCAGCGCATCCGGACATAGGCGTCCAGATCACCCGGTTCAACGTCGCGGAGCAGCAAGGATCCCACCTCTCCTTCGCCTCAACGGCACAGTCCACACGGGAGGTTCGCAGCCCCCAGCAAACATGAAAACCGATTATCGGCCACCGCCGTCTCCCGTCGTCCCGCTGTTCAATTACTTGTCATGCGCGCACACTTCACGCGCCATCAGGCCTGTGTCTTACTTGAGTGCTACGCGCGTTGCGCCCCAAGAGCTACGCGCGTGGAACTCCCCGTCGACTACGTCCGGAGACCCGAATGAGACACACGCGTCGTGCTCTGCTCACCCTCGCGGCCGGTGCGACCGCCGCGGCCAGCGCCCTGCTGCCGGTGGCCGGCGCCCACGCCGCCACCGGCACGTACTCCCTGGTCATCCTCCCGGACCAGGGCGAG from Kitasatospora sp. NBC_01250 includes these protein-coding regions:
- a CDS encoding GNAT family N-acetyltransferase, which gives rise to MLLRDVEPGDLDAYVRMRCDPAMMTELGGPLRREAMPDKVRRDVARVLADRQWIKMIVPDESRPTVVAGTVTLWAHAGGADRGADGGAEAREGVAAHTAARSEIGWMVLPEFQRQGLGKRAVRELLARARADGRWGTVSAFPARGNAASNAICRALGFHLVGEERSDFAGRVLLTNHWTIAT
- a CDS encoding AEC family transporter, whose product is MHTLQPLLASFVPIWTLTAVGYLVSRTGLLGEQAEAVLGRFVFHVAMPAALFTMLAKAPLRTFANASMLAFAAGTLVASLLGWAGARFLFGRRPAEQAISGMAAGYVNSANLGIPVAVQVLGDASFVGPVLLFQVLLVTPIILGALDAGTSTEGTRAERLGRLLRLPLRNPIILASALGVLSSATGLHLPGALGHSCDLLGGAAVPTALVTLGMSLHARPASADGSLRAEVGLSVVTKNLVQPLVAFAVGSLLLHLTPHQLLAVVICSALPTAQNVFIYAREYGLNTALPRNSVLWSTLLSMLTLSAIDWTLAPTMH